From the Cohaesibacter intestini genome, one window contains:
- a CDS encoding AraC family transcriptional regulator, which produces MVAAPWQTGIQRIEAYFSGEAYAPHRHDTYSIGYTIKGVQSFDYRGVRADSLAGQVIVLHPDEIHTGEAGTEAGFHYRMLYVEPSLVRSALGTRTSALPFLREAVLTDRRLMLALHAAFTDMDTTLETVAMDELVVLLADGLLANDKSAQRAKSALIDFVAVNRARDFLDSNLDQVVHSNQLEKITDLDRYALSRQFRKAFGTSPYRYLTMRRLDQVRGDIAAGASLADAAIRAGFSDQPHMTRQFKSGFGMSPGYWQRLVQRV; this is translated from the coding sequence GTGGTCGCCGCTCCCTGGCAGACTGGTATCCAGCGGATCGAGGCCTATTTCTCAGGTGAAGCCTACGCCCCGCATCGTCACGACACCTACTCGATCGGTTACACGATCAAGGGCGTCCAGAGCTTCGATTATCGTGGCGTACGTGCTGATAGTCTCGCAGGGCAGGTGATCGTCCTCCACCCGGACGAAATTCATACAGGCGAAGCTGGAACCGAAGCCGGGTTCCACTACCGAATGCTGTATGTCGAGCCGTCGCTGGTGCGGTCGGCTCTGGGGACGAGGACCAGTGCACTTCCCTTTTTGCGTGAAGCAGTCCTTACGGATCGCCGCTTAATGCTAGCGCTTCATGCAGCATTCACCGATATGGACACGACACTCGAAACGGTAGCGATGGATGAGCTGGTCGTATTGCTGGCTGACGGATTGCTGGCGAATGACAAGTCCGCGCAGCGAGCAAAAAGCGCTCTGATCGATTTCGTTGCGGTAAATCGCGCAAGGGACTTTCTTGACAGCAATCTCGATCAGGTCGTCCACTCCAACCAACTGGAAAAAATCACGGACTTAGACCGGTATGCACTGTCTCGCCAGTTCCGCAAAGCATTCGGAACCAGCCCGTATCGATATCTGACGATGCGTCGTTTGGATCAAGTGAGAGGCGATATCGCAGCGGGCGCAAGTCTGGCTGACGCCGCTATAAGAGCCGGTTTCAGCGATCAGCCGCACATGACGCGACAGTTCAAATCGGGTTTTGGAATGTCACCCGGATATTGGCAACGTCTGGTTCAACGCGTTTGA
- a CDS encoding cupin domain-containing protein yields MQSVNLAEKLSQFSTHWDPHVVADYNDNEIMVVKILGEYEFHKHDTTDDFFFVLEGELQMDIEGEPSRTIKAGELFVVPKGVVHRPRAASEVKLLLIEPKGEPNSGDSNRKAAPKTRI; encoded by the coding sequence ATGCAGTCAGTCAATTTGGCGGAAAAGCTGTCGCAATTTTCAACGCACTGGGACCCGCATGTCGTTGCCGATTATAACGACAATGAGATTATGGTTGTTAAAATCCTCGGTGAGTATGAATTTCACAAACACGACACGACTGATGACTTTTTCTTCGTTCTGGAAGGTGAGTTACAGATGGATATTGAAGGGGAGCCATCACGTACCATCAAAGCGGGAGAATTGTTTGTTGTCCCCAAAGGGGTGGTGCATCGACCGCGGGCCGCCAGCGAGGTCAAATTGTTGCTGATCGAGCCGAAAGGTGAGCCAAATTCGGGTGACTCAAACCGCAAGGCAGCGCCAAAGACCCGTATTTAG
- a CDS encoding DUF1272 domain-containing protein gives MLELRPNCELCDRDLPPESYDARICSYECTYCADCVEKILHNVCPTCGGGFTPRPIRPSKAWRSEKKLGLGHDPASSDRIHTKYSKQEIETLVSRIKNLKPHER, from the coding sequence ATGCTTGAACTTCGACCCAATTGTGAACTCTGTGATCGCGACTTGCCTCCGGAGAGCTATGATGCCCGGATCTGCTCATACGAATGCACCTATTGCGCCGATTGCGTGGAAAAGATCCTGCATAATGTCTGCCCCACTTGTGGGGGCGGCTTCACTCCGCGACCGATCCGCCCCAGCAAGGCCTGGCGAAGCGAAAAGAAACTTGGCCTTGGCCATGATCCCGCGAGCAGCGACAGAATCCATACAAAATATTCAAAACAAGAAATTGAGACGCTGGTCTCAAGGATCAAGAATTTAAAACCCCACGAACGCTAA
- a CDS encoding signal transduction protein, protein MLKLPEQSPSIVAGEKEILVVTNADLRESANVPCWPIYQDYSERLERELTAQGYKMVRAHGYDESRGHGFISSQKEGSELFSRIDPDAPLIVLLTAWQYSHHIAPSLASHRGPILLLANFDGTWPGLVGMLCMAGSLTSLGVEYARLWSDSFEDDFFKQGLATWLESGKIDHNLSYLEDVSSDHPVLQTPAGKDGIKVGEYILRNKAILGLFDTMCMGMMNGYFPIKALTDIGMPLEGLSQSALLVEMEKVPQDLREACLKFYEDRGMQFQWGEDEATELTRAHVLEQCAMMIAMARFTKRFGLAAVGVQYQQGLKDCCAASDFAEGAIGSTERFPIPDEDGSIICEGKPIPCVNEVDMGTAIPQTMLFRLLDAMGLPSETTLHDVRWGSAYEGTFYWDFEISGAVPFEHIKDGIAGAKGYRQPPMFFPKGGSTIAGQCKAGRFIWARAHYVGTDVIMHIGTGEAFELPEDEFERRRKATTYEWPLMNATLDGVERDDLMAGHQSNHITIAYVASDKLQDVLRAFVAQALTQGIKVKIAGSAKDSL, encoded by the coding sequence ATGCTAAAACTTCCGGAACAAAGCCCATCCATCGTGGCTGGCGAGAAAGAAATACTGGTTGTGACCAATGCAGATTTGCGCGAAAGCGCCAATGTGCCCTGCTGGCCGATCTATCAGGACTATTCAGAGCGCCTAGAACGTGAGCTGACCGCTCAGGGCTACAAGATGGTGCGGGCCCATGGCTATGATGAAAGCCGCGGCCATGGCTTCATTTCATCCCAAAAAGAAGGATCAGAGCTCTTCTCCCGCATTGATCCCGACGCCCCGCTGATTGTCTTGCTGACCGCCTGGCAATATTCCCATCATATTGCCCCGTCCCTTGCATCCCATCGCGGCCCCATCTTGCTGCTCGCCAACTTCGATGGCACGTGGCCCGGGCTGGTCGGCATGTTGTGCATGGCTGGCTCTCTGACGTCGCTGGGTGTCGAGTATGCCCGCCTCTGGTCTGACAGTTTCGAAGACGATTTCTTCAAACAGGGACTGGCAACCTGGCTGGAAAGCGGCAAAATCGATCATAATCTCTCCTATCTCGAAGATGTCTCGTCCGATCATCCGGTTTTGCAAACCCCGGCAGGCAAGGATGGCATCAAGGTCGGAGAATATATCCTGCGCAACAAGGCGATCCTTGGCCTCTTTGACACGATGTGCATGGGCATGATGAACGGCTATTTCCCGATCAAGGCGCTGACCGATATCGGGATGCCGCTCGAAGGTCTGTCCCAATCGGCTCTGCTTGTTGAAATGGAAAAAGTGCCGCAAGATCTGCGGGAAGCCTGCCTCAAATTCTATGAAGATCGCGGCATGCAGTTCCAGTGGGGCGAGGATGAGGCAACCGAACTCACCCGCGCTCATGTGCTTGAGCAATGCGCCATGATGATTGCTATGGCCCGATTCACCAAACGCTTCGGGCTGGCCGCGGTCGGCGTTCAGTATCAGCAGGGCCTGAAAGACTGTTGCGCAGCGTCAGACTTCGCCGAAGGAGCTATCGGCTCAACCGAGCGCTTCCCGATCCCCGATGAAGACGGATCCATCATTTGCGAAGGCAAGCCCATCCCGTGCGTCAACGAAGTCGACATGGGAACAGCCATTCCGCAGACCATGCTGTTCCGCCTGCTCGACGCCATGGGGCTTCCATCTGAAACCACCTTGCATGATGTCCGCTGGGGCAGCGCGTATGAGGGCACATTCTACTGGGATTTCGAAATTTCCGGGGCTGTGCCATTCGAGCATATCAAGGACGGGATTGCCGGTGCGAAAGGTTACCGCCAGCCGCCGATGTTCTTCCCGAAAGGTGGGTCAACCATTGCCGGTCAGTGCAAGGCTGGCCGTTTCATCTGGGCCCGCGCTCATTATGTCGGAACGGACGTAATCATGCATATCGGCACCGGTGAAGCCTTCGAATTGCCAGAGGATGAATTTGAACGTCGCCGCAAGGCCACGACCTATGAATGGCCTTTGATGAATGCGACCCTTGATGGCGTAGAGCGCGACGACCTGATGGCAGGACACCAGTCCAACCACATCACAATTGCCTATGTCGCCTCAGACAAACTGCAAGACGTATTGCGTGCATTCGTCGCGCAGGCTCTCACCCAGGGGATAAAGGTCAAAATTGCGGGTTCGGCAAAAGACAGCCTTTAA
- a CDS encoding FGGY-family carbohydrate kinase — protein MENAFYIGIDVGSASTRTGVYDKDGNRLSFATRAIKQFHPKANFVEQSSSDIWHQICEATHEAIKKADIDPQNIRSVGVDATCSLVAVGENGAPISVDEHGDPERDIIMWMDHRADLETSAINATKHDALKYVGGEVSIEMELPKILWLKTNHPDRYSNVWRFFDLADYLIWRCTAADVASTCTLTCKWNYLAHENRFPEDMLQSVGLEDLTSKVPPVVAPLGDAVGTIGNKAAKDLGIPEGVTVASGIIDAHAGGLALLGAKPEGGLALISGTSNCHMIVNREPVMVPGVWGPYWGAMIPGYWLGEGGQSAAGSLVEWTIEQSDASEELKQEAERRGMHPVALLNEWVADLEAREPYPTRDLHILGDHHGNRSPRANPHARGVVSGLTLEKGRDALARLYLATLQTVAYGTRHIIEEKTKAGHSIDTLYVCGGATKNPLWLREYADVTGCDIHMAAEEDVVTLGAAILGAVASGDFGSIPEASAKLVRPGETVKANPDKAAFHDAKFKVYLALYENRQQHNRLMADALASA, from the coding sequence ATGGAAAACGCATTTTACATTGGGATTGATGTTGGATCTGCCAGCACCAGAACCGGGGTCTATGACAAGGACGGGAACCGACTGTCCTTCGCCACACGCGCGATCAAACAGTTTCACCCAAAAGCAAACTTCGTCGAACAATCCTCAAGCGACATCTGGCACCAGATTTGCGAGGCAACACACGAAGCGATCAAGAAAGCTGACATCGATCCGCAGAATATTCGCTCGGTTGGCGTCGACGCCACTTGTTCCCTCGTCGCGGTCGGAGAGAATGGTGCCCCTATCTCGGTTGATGAGCATGGCGACCCCGAGCGCGATATCATCATGTGGATGGACCACCGCGCCGATTTAGAGACCAGCGCGATCAATGCAACCAAACATGACGCTCTCAAATATGTGGGCGGAGAAGTCTCCATCGAGATGGAGCTGCCGAAAATTCTCTGGCTGAAAACCAATCATCCCGACCGATACTCCAATGTCTGGCGCTTTTTTGACCTTGCTGACTATCTCATTTGGCGCTGCACGGCTGCCGATGTTGCCAGCACATGCACATTGACCTGCAAATGGAACTATCTGGCCCATGAAAACAGATTTCCCGAGGACATGCTGCAATCGGTTGGGCTTGAAGATCTGACGTCAAAGGTCCCTCCGGTAGTCGCGCCTTTGGGGGATGCTGTCGGCACCATTGGCAACAAGGCGGCAAAAGACCTTGGCATCCCGGAAGGCGTCACAGTCGCAAGTGGCATTATTGATGCGCATGCGGGCGGCCTTGCCCTGTTGGGAGCCAAGCCAGAAGGTGGCCTTGCCCTCATATCAGGGACTTCCAACTGCCACATGATCGTCAATCGTGAACCGGTCATGGTACCCGGCGTCTGGGGGCCTTATTGGGGCGCAATGATCCCGGGCTACTGGCTGGGTGAAGGAGGACAAAGCGCGGCCGGTTCTCTGGTCGAATGGACCATTGAACAAAGCGACGCAAGCGAGGAGTTGAAACAGGAAGCAGAGCGTCGAGGCATGCATCCGGTTGCCTTGCTAAACGAATGGGTTGCCGATCTCGAAGCCCGTGAGCCATATCCGACGCGCGACTTGCATATTCTGGGCGACCACCACGGCAACCGCTCCCCACGCGCCAATCCGCATGCACGCGGTGTGGTGTCCGGTTTGACTCTTGAAAAGGGACGGGATGCGCTTGCCCGTTTGTATCTCGCCACCTTGCAGACTGTTGCCTATGGGACTCGTCACATCATTGAGGAAAAGACAAAGGCCGGCCATTCCATTGACACGCTCTATGTCTGTGGTGGCGCGACGAAAAATCCGCTTTGGCTGCGTGAATATGCCGATGTTACGGGTTGTGACATTCACATGGCCGCCGAAGAAGATGTTGTAACACTCGGCGCCGCCATTCTTGGCGCTGTCGCCAGCGGCGATTTCGGATCCATTCCAGAAGCCAGCGCGAAACTGGTTCGTCCGGGTGAGACCGTCAAGGCGAACCCCGACAAGGCCGCATTCCATGACGCCAAATTCAAGGTCTATCTCGCGCTTTACGAAAACCGTCAGCAACATAACCGCTTGATGGCCGATGCCCTTGCCAGTGCATGA
- a CDS encoding alpha-L-rhamnosidase N-terminal domain-containing protein — protein sequence MPAPSGVCGTIPTRLRCQHLSEPVGLYEFYINGEQIGHDVMALGWTDDLQLVEYQSHVVTDHLLAGTNCLGAIIGEGWYSGRVGHNQRRAGNHDGRRPAMQNRRRHAVSRRGKMTSLLLAPSHNSPSHNVSPIAAGVMTEHGSNFTLEPGQYRQISQTEQV from the coding sequence ATGCCTGCCCCATCAGGAGTTTGCGGGACTATCCCGACACGGTTACGCTGCCAACATCTTTCCGAACCAGTCGGGCTCTATGAATTCTATATCAATGGTGAGCAGATCGGTCACGACGTGATGGCTCTCGGCTGGACAGACGATCTCCAGCTGGTTGAATACCAGTCTCACGTCGTGACCGATCATCTCTTGGCTGGGACCAATTGCCTTGGGGCAATCATTGGTGAGGGATGGTATTCTGGACGCGTTGGACACAATCAACGCCGTGCAGGCAATCATGATGGCAGACGCCCGGCCATGCAAAACCGGAGGCGGCACGCTGTCAGTCGGCGAGGGAAGATGACCAGCTTACTCCTTGCTCCATCACACAATTCTCCATCACACAATGTCAGCCCAATCGCAGCTGGAGTGATGACTGAGCATGGCTCCAATTTCACGCTGGAACCGGGACAATACAGGCAGATTTCGCAGACTGAACAGGTTTGA
- a CDS encoding GntR family transcriptional regulator, giving the protein MTGNTLTEQTEAAVSVKQMAYELFQAALFDGRLKSGQLVSQKDLVKLLHLSIGALRELLPRLEAEGLVTVVPQRGIQITAIDLPMIRDAFQMRAALEREATIHAVRNMPSMILEEQRNQHLEVLEALKKGATDDLLNLGQEVDSEFHDLLIRSTGNEIMILAYKINSIRIRLIKRERISLNEQLLPNTFADHLAIIDAIADRNEARAIAAMDTHISNARQRATEF; this is encoded by the coding sequence ATGACCGGAAACACACTAACCGAACAGACCGAGGCAGCGGTCAGCGTCAAGCAAATGGCCTATGAGTTATTTCAGGCAGCTTTGTTCGATGGCAGGTTGAAATCCGGTCAGTTGGTCAGCCAGAAAGATCTGGTCAAGCTCCTCCATCTCTCTATCGGTGCTTTGCGGGAACTCTTGCCGCGCCTTGAAGCCGAAGGTCTGGTCACGGTGGTTCCTCAACGGGGCATCCAGATCACGGCAATCGACCTGCCCATGATTCGCGATGCCTTTCAGATGCGGGCCGCCCTTGAACGGGAAGCCACCATTCACGCGGTCCGCAACATGCCATCCATGATTCTGGAAGAGCAGCGCAACCAACATCTTGAGGTTCTAGAAGCCTTGAAAAAAGGGGCTACAGATGACCTGCTCAATCTTGGTCAGGAGGTTGATTCAGAATTCCATGATTTATTGATCCGCTCCACAGGCAACGAAATCATGATTCTGGCCTACAAAATCAATTCCATCCGCATTCGTCTCATCAAGCGCGAGCGTATCAGCCTGAATGAGCAATTGCTGCCCAACACATTTGCCGATCATCTCGCGATCATCGATGCCATTGCTGATCGCAATGAGGCCCGTGCCATTGCGGCCATGGATACACATATTTCCAATGCCCGACAAAGAGCGACGGAGTTCTGA
- a CDS encoding dihydrodipicolinate synthase family protein: MLQNTDLKGVVGAVITPLNETFDIDLPSLQHHCNQLLADGCSYVSLFGTTGEGPSFSVQQKLDILQAMADGGMDMSLHIPGIMTASLDDAVALYKAYAKLKCRAALIIPPFFYRDADVQGIADYYQAIVEKAGDPGLEIVLYNFPHFSGITFTVEQVEAVLEKLGMTVIGIKDSTGDLEAGLKLIRAFPQLSVFTGSDVILRQMVDAGGAGMIGGMTNPFAKDCVQLYRGGVSEGFVKRACMRIETVDGNGGLAVLKALMAERYGNPAFARVVPPLRPLSMDKMAEIRDALKLAEAAAL; this comes from the coding sequence ATGCTGCAAAATACCGACCTTAAGGGCGTCGTTGGCGCCGTTATCACGCCTCTCAACGAGACCTTTGATATTGACCTTCCATCGCTACAGCATCACTGCAACCAGTTGCTCGCCGATGGCTGTTCCTACGTTTCTCTGTTTGGCACCACAGGCGAGGGGCCATCCTTCTCGGTACAACAGAAACTGGATATATTGCAGGCAATGGCCGATGGCGGCATGGATATGTCCCTTCATATCCCGGGCATCATGACGGCATCCCTTGATGACGCTGTCGCGCTCTATAAAGCCTACGCAAAGCTGAAATGCCGCGCCGCTTTGATCATTCCGCCCTTCTTCTACCGGGATGCGGATGTTCAGGGAATCGCGGACTATTATCAGGCAATCGTAGAAAAGGCCGGCGATCCGGGCCTTGAGATCGTGCTCTACAATTTCCCGCATTTCAGTGGCATCACCTTCACCGTGGAACAGGTTGAGGCCGTTCTCGAAAAACTGGGAATGACGGTCATCGGGATCAAGGATTCAACGGGAGATCTGGAAGCTGGTCTGAAACTGATCCGTGCTTTTCCTCAATTGTCCGTCTTCACAGGCAGCGATGTGATCCTGCGTCAGATGGTTGATGCCGGTGGCGCTGGTATGATCGGTGGGATGACCAATCCATTTGCCAAAGATTGTGTGCAACTTTATCGTGGTGGTGTCTCGGAAGGCTTCGTCAAGAGAGCTTGCATGCGCATCGAGACCGTTGACGGCAACGGTGGCTTGGCCGTACTCAAGGCGCTGATGGCTGAGCGGTATGGGAACCCGGCCTTTGCGCGCGTGGTGCCGCCATTGCGACCGCTCTCCATGGACAAAATGGCCGAAATCAGGGATGCCTTGAAGCTGGCTGAGGCTGCTGCACTCTAG
- the oiaX gene encoding 3-oxo-isoapionate-4-phosphate decarboxylase OiaX: protein MQNQTSSSNIITVTYRIETAGDPEAIAQKMAGDQSTGTFTALPNETEQVRARCAARVTAVRPLAPHDTPSLPDPDTRGPYHRADIDIAFPLEAIGIDIAALTTIAFGGAYSMRGVSGIRVMDVDLPDAWQSHPGPQFGIKGSRALMGVDHGVMIASIIKPSLGLLPEETAPIIAELCAAGVDFIKDDEKLMSPGYSPLKDRVKAIMPVIRDHEQRTGKRVMYAFGISSTDPDEMMRNHDMVLEAGGNAAVININAIGYGGMSFLRKRSSLCLHAHRNGWDMMTRNPGMGMEFAPYQKIWRLLGVDQFQINGIRAKYWESDESFVKSFKDCMTPVFDDSDRPLPVVCSGQWGGQAVDTYNRTGKTLDLMYLGGGGIHGHPMGIAAGVRAIRQAWQAAEAGLSLHEMAKSCPELAASLAKWATP, encoded by the coding sequence ATGCAAAACCAAACCTCAAGCAGCAACATTATCACTGTCACTTACAGGATCGAAACTGCGGGTGACCCTGAAGCGATTGCGCAAAAGATGGCCGGGGACCAGTCAACGGGGACCTTCACCGCGCTGCCTAATGAAACCGAACAGGTACGGGCGCGTTGTGCTGCAAGGGTCACGGCGGTGCGCCCGTTAGCCCCCCATGACACACCTTCTCTGCCAGACCCAGACACCCGCGGTCCGTATCATCGCGCAGACATCGACATCGCCTTTCCGCTTGAGGCCATCGGCATCGACATTGCCGCCTTGACGACAATCGCTTTTGGCGGGGCCTATTCCATGCGCGGCGTCAGTGGCATTCGAGTGATGGATGTCGATCTACCCGATGCGTGGCAGAGCCATCCGGGGCCACAATTCGGCATCAAAGGCTCCCGCGCCCTGATGGGTGTCGACCATGGGGTGATGATAGCCTCGATCATCAAGCCATCTCTGGGCCTTCTACCTGAAGAAACAGCCCCGATCATTGCCGAACTTTGTGCTGCCGGAGTGGATTTCATCAAGGACGACGAAAAGCTGATGAGCCCCGGCTACTCGCCACTTAAAGATCGCGTCAAGGCCATCATGCCAGTGATCCGGGACCATGAGCAAAGAACGGGCAAGCGCGTGATGTATGCCTTTGGCATATCGTCTACCGATCCGGATGAAATGATGCGCAATCACGATATGGTTCTTGAGGCCGGAGGCAATGCTGCGGTCATAAATATCAACGCCATCGGTTATGGTGGCATGAGCTTCTTGCGCAAGCGTTCGAGCCTTTGCCTGCATGCACACCGCAATGGTTGGGACATGATGACCCGCAATCCCGGCATGGGAATGGAATTCGCTCCTTACCAGAAAATCTGGCGTCTGCTTGGCGTCGATCAGTTTCAGATCAACGGGATCCGGGCGAAATATTGGGAATCGGATGAGAGCTTCGTCAAGTCCTTCAAGGATTGCATGACGCCTGTCTTTGACGATAGCGACCGGCCCTTGCCAGTGGTCTGTTCCGGGCAATGGGGCGGGCAGGCGGTCGATACCTACAACCGAACCGGCAAGACGCTTGATCTGATGTATCTTGGAGGCGGAGGCATCCATGGCCATCCCATGGGCATCGCAGCCGGTGTGCGCGCCATCCGGCAAGCATGGCAGGCCGCCGAGGCGGGGCTCTCATTGCATGAGATGGCAAAGTCCTGCCCGGAATTGGCCGCATCCCTTGCCAAATGGGCTACGCCCTGA
- the nanR gene encoding transcriptional regulator NanR produces the protein MTEKNDAKVERKIVRQKLSDQVLDELHAMIRSGEFAADDYLPSERDLMQRFGVGRPAVREALQSLHTQGLITIKHGERSRVNKLTATAVLDHANEIARLLLYSSPKNFDHLKQARRMVERGIVREATRLAEPDDIRDLRALLDRQQNALDNPKAFVEADIQFHARIADITQNPIIAAASKAMLRWLFDYQYDLLHWVGNESISLKEHRKIVDHMEAGDEEAAVEDMVRHLDRANAPTPAKQ, from the coding sequence GTGACTGAGAAAAATGATGCCAAGGTGGAACGCAAGATCGTACGCCAGAAATTGTCTGATCAGGTGCTGGATGAATTGCACGCAATGATCCGTTCTGGTGAGTTTGCCGCCGATGACTATCTGCCGTCGGAACGTGACCTGATGCAACGGTTCGGTGTCGGTCGCCCTGCGGTCAGGGAGGCACTTCAATCGCTCCATACCCAGGGGCTCATCACGATCAAACATGGCGAGCGGTCCCGCGTGAATAAACTGACGGCGACCGCGGTACTCGATCATGCCAACGAAATTGCCCGCCTGTTGCTTTATTCTTCTCCGAAAAATTTTGATCATCTCAAACAGGCGCGCCGTATGGTTGAGCGTGGCATCGTCAGAGAAGCAACGCGTCTGGCGGAACCCGATGATATTCGCGATTTGCGTGCCCTGCTGGATAGGCAGCAGAATGCCCTCGACAATCCGAAAGCCTTCGTGGAAGCGGATATTCAATTTCATGCCCGCATTGCGGATATCACCCAAAATCCTATCATAGCGGCGGCGTCCAAAGCGATGTTGCGATGGTTGTTTGACTATCAATACGATCTGTTGCACTGGGTTGGGAATGAGAGTATTTCTCTCAAGGAACACAGAAAGATTGTTGATCATATGGAAGCGGGCGACGAAGAGGCCGCGGTCGAAGACATGGTTCGCCACCTCGATCGTGCCAATGCGCCCACACCTGCCAAACAGTAA
- a CDS encoding four-carbon acid sugar kinase family protein, which produces MTWYGDDFTGAAAVMEVLAFAGLPTILFTEIPSDSLRQRFSDVKAIGLASTARSKSPAWMRDNLADPLAWLDSFNAPLLHYKICSTFDSSPEIGAIGTAIEVGLTVRPARAVPMITAAPQMRRYQAFGNLFAGTFEGVHRLDRHPVMSRHPVTPMSEANLLVHLARQTVLPSALIDLEALWSDPQKVLNAALASRIKILSIDSMEERSERAAGKLIWENRDALGFVVGSQGVEYALVRHWIDRGLLTEQSEPPALDPVSQIVGVSGSVSPMTAEQLAHAAKDGFELITFRGDLACGEESGLHQEIERVVRLSQDVIARGASPLVCSAQGTDDPTVEAFHKALANSTIDRSIANERIGVSLGRVLDGILKSTSIKRAIISGGDTSGYGLQQLGIQALQAKAATIPGASICKGFGDGHHDGLEIALKGGQMGTRDFFSWVRSGGGAR; this is translated from the coding sequence GTGACCTGGTATGGAGACGACTTCACGGGCGCCGCAGCCGTGATGGAGGTCCTCGCCTTTGCCGGACTACCAACGATCCTGTTTACGGAAATTCCCTCCGATAGCTTGAGGCAACGATTTTCTGACGTGAAGGCAATCGGATTGGCTTCCACAGCGCGGTCCAAAAGTCCTGCATGGATGAGAGATAATCTGGCGGATCCTCTTGCCTGGCTCGACAGCTTCAATGCCCCCTTGTTGCATTATAAAATCTGTTCGACCTTTGATTCCTCCCCCGAAATTGGTGCAATCGGCACTGCAATCGAGGTTGGCCTTACGGTTCGACCGGCCCGTGCAGTTCCCATGATCACAGCTGCACCGCAGATGCGTCGCTATCAGGCATTTGGCAATCTGTTCGCAGGCACCTTTGAAGGGGTTCACCGGCTTGATCGACACCCGGTGATGTCCAGACATCCCGTCACACCGATGAGCGAGGCCAATCTGCTGGTCCACCTTGCCCGTCAAACGGTTCTGCCCAGTGCCCTTATCGATCTCGAGGCCTTGTGGAGCGACCCGCAAAAAGTGCTCAATGCGGCACTTGCCTCCCGCATAAAGATTCTTTCCATCGATTCCATGGAGGAAAGATCAGAACGAGCCGCTGGCAAGCTGATTTGGGAAAATCGTGATGCACTTGGCTTTGTCGTTGGCAGTCAGGGGGTTGAATATGCACTCGTCCGACATTGGATCGACCGTGGCTTGTTGACGGAACAGTCCGAGCCACCCGCCCTTGATCCTGTTTCCCAGATTGTCGGAGTGTCGGGGTCCGTTTCACCCATGACCGCCGAACAATTGGCCCATGCAGCCAAGGACGGCTTTGAGTTGATTACCTTCCGAGGCGATCTTGCCTGTGGCGAAGAAAGCGGCCTGCATCAGGAAATCGAGCGTGTGGTCCGATTGTCTCAGGATGTCATCGCTCGGGGAGCCAGCCCTCTGGTCTGTTCGGCACAGGGAACAGATGATCCGACAGTGGAAGCCTTCCACAAGGCACTGGCCAACAGCACTATCGATCGTTCTATTGCCAATGAAAGAATTGGCGTGTCACTCGGTCGCGTCCTTGATGGGATTTTGAAAAGCACCAGTATCAAGCGCGCCATCATTTCAGGCGGCGACACATCAGGCTACGGCCTGCAGCAATTGGGAATTCAGGCGTTGCAGGCCAAGGCAGCAACGATTCCCGGTGCATCCATTTGCAAAGGCTTCGGCGATGGCCATCACGACGGACTGGAAATTGCCCTCAAAGGCGGGCAAATGGGCACAAGGGATTTCTTCAGTTGGGTACGCAGCGGCGGTGGCGCACGATAA